The Flavobacterium piscisymbiosum genome includes a region encoding these proteins:
- a CDS encoding DUF5107 domain-containing protein — protein sequence MQKVNVWKEKIILPTYEVGKPEKNPVFIEKRVYQGSNGSVYPYPVIEKIADEKIDKEYQAVYLENEFVKIMILPELGGRVHMAYDKTKERHFVYYNQVVKPALVGLTGPWISGGIEFNWPQHHRPTTFDPVDFTIEEHEDGSATVWCSEVERMFRTKGMAGFRLYPDKAYLEIKAQLYNRTSFPQTFLWWANPAVKVNDDYQSVFPPDVNAVFDHGKRDVSSFPISKGTYYKVDYSPGTDISRYKNIPVPTSYMAIASKYNFVGGYENDSKGGLLHVANHHVSPGKKQWTWGHGDFGRAWDRNLTDEDGPYIELMCGVYTDNQPDFTWIMPGEQKDFTQYFMPYRDLGIVKNATKNAMVNLESIDNKLVIKAYTTGVYPNTTVTLKNNDTVLFQKQYDASPYNSFEETIDFENTSLEGLSISVTDADDKILVDWIYEGQNEDEIPEAAKPALAPEDIENNEQLFLTAQHLEQYRHATYSPIPYYKEAIKRDSGDIRSNNAMGLWLMRRAKFAEAEPYFRAAIKTLTQRNPNPYEGEAYFNLGLCLKYQNKNKEAYDAFYKSTWNAAWQNQGYFYVAQLDALNGDFELALAHIKKAISKNTEDHKALHLQVAFLRKLNQQEKALQLANTYLENDCFNFGLLYEKYLLSNDKKDLAYFNLLIRNNIHTYIEYALDYAAAGLYNEAANLLSEGLKDEETYPIAWYYAGSFYEKLNDFGQAEECFKMASQAKPDYCFPNQIEAALVLQNVIKKQTNDAKALYYLGNFWYASKYYDDAISCWEQSVAIDDRFPTVHRNLALAYYNKLEDEQKALSSLEKAFSLDLTDSRILMELDQLYKRLNRDLVFRLAFLEKHLELVIQRDDVYLERVALYNLLGKHDKALTLLQNRIFHPWEGGEGKVSGQYLVSLTEIAKQQISEGNYDKAIELLEQAQTYPDNLGEGKLPGAQENDIHYWLGVAFEKKNNPEQAKNWWNKATQGLDEPTAAIFYNDQQPDKIFYQGLAFLKLNQQSEADKRFEKLVAYAKKHLNDHVTIDYFAVSLPDLMIWEDDLDKRNKIHCLYMQGLGLLGLDKKAEAEEVFESVLSEEKSHSGVTIHLSLLKNEESVSV from the coding sequence TTTGTTAAAATAATGATCCTGCCTGAACTTGGCGGGCGCGTTCATATGGCGTATGATAAAACCAAAGAACGTCATTTTGTATATTACAATCAGGTTGTAAAACCAGCATTAGTAGGACTTACAGGTCCGTGGATTTCTGGCGGAATCGAATTTAACTGGCCGCAGCACCACAGACCAACGACTTTTGATCCTGTTGATTTTACGATCGAAGAACACGAAGACGGAAGTGCAACAGTTTGGTGCAGCGAAGTCGAGCGTATGTTTAGAACCAAAGGTATGGCGGGTTTCCGATTGTATCCAGACAAAGCGTATCTGGAAATTAAAGCGCAATTGTACAATAGAACTTCGTTTCCTCAAACTTTTTTATGGTGGGCCAATCCTGCTGTTAAGGTAAACGATGATTATCAATCAGTTTTTCCGCCGGATGTGAATGCTGTTTTTGATCATGGTAAACGTGATGTATCTTCTTTCCCGATTTCGAAAGGAACGTATTATAAAGTCGATTATTCGCCGGGAACAGATATTTCGCGTTATAAAAATATTCCAGTTCCAACGTCATATATGGCGATTGCATCCAAATATAATTTTGTGGGCGGATATGAAAATGATTCGAAAGGCGGATTATTGCACGTCGCCAATCATCATGTTTCTCCGGGAAAAAAACAATGGACTTGGGGTCACGGCGATTTTGGCCGTGCCTGGGATCGTAATCTTACCGATGAAGATGGTCCGTATATCGAATTGATGTGTGGCGTTTACACGGATAATCAGCCTGATTTTACCTGGATTATGCCGGGTGAACAAAAAGATTTTACACAGTATTTTATGCCGTATCGTGATTTAGGAATCGTAAAAAACGCGACTAAAAATGCGATGGTTAATCTCGAAAGTATCGACAATAAATTGGTGATTAAAGCCTACACAACGGGCGTTTATCCGAATACTACAGTTACTTTAAAGAATAATGATACAGTTTTATTCCAAAAACAATATGATGCTTCGCCGTACAATTCATTCGAAGAAACGATTGATTTTGAAAATACGTCTTTAGAAGGATTATCGATTTCTGTAACGGATGCTGATGATAAAATTTTGGTTGATTGGATTTATGAAGGACAAAATGAAGACGAAATTCCTGAAGCTGCAAAACCTGCCCTTGCTCCTGAAGATATTGAGAATAATGAACAATTGTTTTTAACTGCACAACATTTAGAACAATACAGACACGCGACTTACAGTCCGATTCCGTATTATAAAGAAGCGATAAAACGCGATTCAGGCGATATTCGTTCTAACAATGCGATGGGATTATGGTTGATGCGTAGAGCAAAATTCGCAGAAGCAGAACCTTATTTTAGAGCAGCTATTAAAACATTGACACAACGAAATCCAAATCCGTATGAAGGAGAAGCTTATTTCAATCTGGGATTGTGTCTGAAATATCAAAATAAAAACAAAGAAGCTTACGATGCTTTCTACAAATCAACATGGAATGCGGCCTGGCAAAATCAGGGCTATTTTTATGTGGCGCAATTGGATGCTTTAAATGGCGATTTTGAATTGGCATTGGCACACATTAAAAAAGCAATTTCTAAAAATACCGAAGATCATAAAGCGCTGCATCTGCAAGTGGCTTTTCTTAGAAAGTTAAACCAACAAGAAAAAGCGCTTCAATTGGCGAATACTTATTTAGAAAATGATTGTTTCAATTTTGGATTGCTTTACGAGAAATACCTTTTAAGTAATGACAAAAAAGACCTTGCGTATTTCAATTTGTTGATTAGAAATAACATTCATACGTATATAGAATATGCTTTAGATTATGCTGCAGCAGGTTTATATAATGAAGCTGCAAATTTATTATCTGAAGGTTTAAAAGACGAAGAAACATACCCAATTGCGTGGTATTATGCGGGTTCTTTCTATGAAAAATTAAATGATTTCGGTCAAGCCGAAGAATGCTTCAAAATGGCTTCTCAGGCAAAACCGGACTATTGTTTCCCAAATCAGATTGAAGCTGCTTTAGTACTTCAAAATGTAATTAAAAAACAAACTAATGATGCAAAAGCGTTGTATTATTTAGGAAACTTTTGGTACGCTTCTAAATATTATGATGATGCTATTTCTTGCTGGGAACAATCTGTTGCGATCGATGATCGTTTCCCAACTGTGCATCGTAATTTGGCTTTGGCGTATTATAATAAATTAGAAGATGAACAAAAAGCGCTTTCTAGTTTAGAAAAAGCATTTTCGTTAGACTTGACAGATTCCAGAATTTTAATGGAACTGGATCAATTGTACAAACGTCTGAACAGAGATTTAGTTTTCAGATTGGCTTTCTTAGAAAAACATTTAGAATTGGTAATTCAGCGTGATGATGTTTACTTAGAAAGAGTGGCTTTATACAATCTTTTAGGAAAACACGACAAAGCGCTAACTTTATTACAAAACCGAATTTTCCATCCGTGGGAAGGCGGCGAAGGAAAAGTAAGTGGACAATATCTTGTTTCTTTAACCGAAATTGCTAAACAGCAAATTTCAGAAGGAAATTACGATAAAGCCATAGAACTTTTGGAACAAGCACAAACGTATCCTGATAATTTAGGTGAAGGAAAATTACCTGGCGCTCAGGAAAATGATATTCATTATTGGTTGGGTGTTGCTTTCGAAAAGAAAAACAATCCTGAACAAGCTAAAAACTGGTGGAACAAAGCAACGCAGGGATTAGATGAACCAACGGCAGCGATTTTCTATAACGATCAGCAACCGGATAAAATTTTCTATCAGGGCTTGGCTTTCTTAAAATTAAACCAGCAATCTGAAGCTGATAAACGTTTTGAGAAGTTAGTCGCTTACGCTAAAAAACACCTCAACGATCATGTTACAATTGACTATTTTGCAGTTTCACTTCCTGATCTTATGATTTGGGAAGATGATTTAGACAAACGAAATAAAATTCACTGTTTATATATGCAGGGATTAGGGCTTTTAGGTTTGGATAAAAAAGCGGAAGCTGAGGAAGTTTTTGAAAGTGTTTTATCTGAAGAAAAAAGTCATTCAGGAGTTACAATACATTTGTCTTTATTGAAGAATGAAGAATCGGTTTCTGTTTAA